A genome region from Christensenella minuta includes the following:
- the argB gene encoding acetylglutamate kinase — MEDQKMEQYLERAHMLVEALPYIQRLFGKTIVIKYGGAAMMHDDLTQKIMEDITLLKFVGMNPILVHGGGPDINHMLDSLDIKPNFVDGLRVTDDATMEVVQMVLTGKINKEIVAKLNGMGASAIGLCGIDGNIIKAVKAPPKNGVDLGNVGQITSINTTLLNTLAHDQYIPVIAPVGTGDHGESYNINADTVAGAIATALKAEKLIFLTDTDGIRTKEDDPESLLYVASKTDILNMIEEGKITGGMLPKVQSCLSAIEKGVGRTHILNGTIPHPIILEIFTDSGIGTMVTG, encoded by the coding sequence ATGGAAGATCAAAAAATGGAACAATATCTGGAACGCGCACACATGCTGGTAGAGGCTCTTCCTTACATCCAGCGGCTGTTCGGCAAAACCATCGTTATCAAATACGGCGGGGCCGCCATGATGCATGACGACCTCACGCAGAAGATCATGGAGGATATCACGCTGCTGAAATTCGTCGGGATGAACCCGATCCTCGTGCACGGCGGTGGACCGGACATCAATCATATGCTCGATTCCCTCGATATCAAGCCGAATTTTGTGGACGGCCTGCGCGTGACCGACGACGCCACCATGGAAGTGGTGCAGATGGTGCTGACGGGTAAGATCAATAAAGAGATCGTCGCCAAGCTGAACGGCATGGGCGCGTCGGCAATCGGCCTGTGTGGGATCGACGGAAATATCATCAAGGCAGTAAAAGCGCCGCCCAAAAACGGCGTGGACCTTGGCAACGTCGGGCAGATCACATCCATTAACACCACGCTTCTGAATACCCTCGCGCACGACCAGTATATCCCGGTCATTGCGCCTGTCGGCACGGGCGACCATGGAGAAAGCTATAATATCAACGCGGATACGGTCGCGGGGGCGATTGCGACGGCGCTCAAGGCGGAAAAACTGATCTTCCTCACCGATACGGACGGCATCCGTACGAAGGAAGATGATCCCGAATCCCTCTTGTATGTAGCTTCCAAAACGGATATACTAAATATGATTGAAGAGGGTAAAATTACAGGAGGGATGCTCCCCAAGGTGCAAAGCTGCCTTTCCGCCATTGAAAAAGGCGTAGGGCGCACCCATATCCTGAACGGCACGATCCCGCACCCGATCATCCTCGAAATTTTTACGGATTCCGGTATCGGGACGATGGTAACGGGCTGA
- a CDS encoding aspartate aminotransferase family protein gives MTYDELKKLDSEYYMKTFGTRLPAVFTGGSGAVLTDAEGKEYIDFLAGIAVNCLGYSDEGFQAVLKGQVDSGVIHTCNYFYNEPQARLAQLLCEKTGMDRVFFGNSGAEANECALKLAKKYAYSKGKDSDRFVALKKSFHGRTLFTLSATGQEKFHEPFRPTAYDFTYIDANDMEAAKSAVTADKCGVIVEVIQGESGVLPLREEFVSLIRALCTEADVPLIIDEVQTGMGRTGRLLAQEHYGVKADITTLAKALGNGVPIGACLASGPVVDAFGPGDHGSTFGGNPLACAAGLYVTERIDDRMLSHIENMGAYFREQLEFLMAKYPEFIVGVRGKGLLLGAELSGKADAHAVQDELLKKGFVIGTAGGNTLRFAPPYIIMQKQIGLLIETLDRLFQ, from the coding sequence ATGACATACGATGAACTGAAGAAACTGGATTCTGAATACTATATGAAAACCTTCGGCACCCGCCTGCCCGCCGTGTTTACAGGCGGCAGCGGCGCAGTCCTCACGGACGCGGAGGGCAAGGAATACATTGATTTCCTTGCGGGAATTGCGGTCAATTGCCTCGGCTATTCAGACGAAGGCTTCCAGGCGGTACTCAAAGGCCAGGTCGATTCCGGCGTGATCCACACCTGCAACTATTTTTATAATGAGCCGCAAGCACGCCTCGCGCAGCTTTTATGCGAAAAGACAGGCATGGACCGTGTGTTTTTCGGCAACAGCGGCGCGGAGGCAAACGAATGCGCCCTCAAACTGGCAAAGAAATATGCTTATAGCAAAGGGAAGGATTCGGACCGGTTCGTCGCGCTTAAGAAAAGCTTCCACGGCCGTACGCTTTTCACGCTCTCCGCAACCGGGCAGGAAAAGTTCCACGAACCTTTCCGCCCGACGGCCTATGATTTTACTTATATCGACGCAAACGATATGGAAGCCGCAAAATCCGCAGTCACAGCGGATAAATGTGGTGTAATAGTTGAAGTAATACAGGGTGAAAGCGGCGTGCTTCCCCTGCGCGAAGAATTCGTTTCACTCATCCGCGCGTTGTGTACGGAAGCCGATGTTCCCCTTATCATCGACGAAGTACAGACAGGTATGGGCCGCACGGGCCGCCTGCTTGCGCAGGAGCATTACGGCGTAAAAGCAGATATTACGACGCTTGCCAAAGCGCTTGGAAACGGCGTTCCGATCGGCGCTTGCCTGGCATCCGGACCTGTCGTCGATGCTTTTGGCCCGGGCGACCACGGCTCTACCTTCGGCGGGAACCCGCTCGCGTGTGCGGCAGGACTCTACGTAACGGAAAGGATCGACGACAGGATGCTCTCCCATATTGAGAATATGGGAGCTTATTTCAGGGAACAATTGGAGTTCCTGATGGCAAAATATCCTGAGTTCATTGTCGGCGTGCGCGGAAAGGGATTGCTCCTCGGCGCCGAATTATCCGGCAAAGCCGATGCGCATGCAGTGCAGGACGAGCTTCTCAAGAAGGGTTTTGTGATTGGAACGGCCGGAGGGAATACGCTCCGGTTCGCGCCGCCGTATATCATTATGCAAAAACAGATCGGCCTTTTGATCGAGACGCTCGACCGGCTATTCCAATGA
- the argC gene encoding N-acetyl-gamma-glutamyl-phosphate reductase — protein MINVSVIGATGYVGAELLRLLSAHPGVQINKAVSKSFAGKKLHDIYANFLPERELELQESGGKFGADDFVFLCLPHGQSLVAAPPLLKKGHKVIDLSGDFRYDNTDIYEKWYGISHSAKKENREAVYGLPEFFGAEVKKANFTSNPGCYTTTSILALAPLLKEGLICEKGIVIDAKSGVTGAGRKEKLAFSYCETAGNFKAYSVPLHRHTSEIEEQLSKLSRKDVCLLFTPHLLPVKRGILATVYADLMEGVTPETVTAAYEKYYADAPFTHVLPHGKLPELKYVVGSNNCMIGFEVSPRTGKIIVVSCTDNLIKGAAGQAVQNFNLMNGFDETLGLPRTAWYL, from the coding sequence ATGATTAATGTCAGTGTAATTGGCGCAACGGGCTATGTCGGGGCCGAGCTGCTGCGGCTGCTCAGCGCCCACCCCGGCGTACAGATCAATAAGGCCGTATCAAAGAGCTTTGCAGGAAAGAAGCTGCATGATATTTATGCAAACTTCCTGCCGGAAAGGGAGCTGGAGCTGCAGGAAAGCGGCGGTAAATTCGGCGCGGACGATTTTGTATTCCTATGCCTGCCCCACGGCCAATCCCTTGTGGCGGCGCCTCCTCTCTTGAAAAAGGGGCATAAGGTGATCGACCTTTCGGGTGATTTCCGTTATGACAACACGGATATTTATGAGAAATGGTACGGAATTTCACATTCCGCAAAAAAAGAAAACCGCGAAGCTGTTTACGGTCTCCCCGAATTTTTCGGAGCGGAGGTAAAGAAAGCGAATTTCACTTCTAATCCGGGGTGCTATACCACAACGAGTATCCTTGCGCTGGCGCCGCTCCTCAAGGAAGGACTGATCTGCGAAAAAGGGATCGTGATCGACGCGAAATCAGGTGTTACGGGGGCTGGCCGGAAGGAGAAGCTTGCTTTTTCCTATTGCGAGACTGCCGGCAATTTCAAAGCTTATTCCGTGCCCCTGCACAGGCATACTTCCGAAATCGAGGAACAGCTGTCGAAGCTTTCCAGGAAGGATGTCTGCCTGCTCTTCACGCCGCACCTGCTGCCCGTAAAACGGGGCATCCTGGCAACGGTTTATGCCGATCTTATGGAGGGCGTTACCCCGGAAACGGTCACCGCGGCATACGAAAAATATTATGCGGACGCCCCGTTCACGCATGTGCTGCCCCACGGCAAGCTCCCCGAGCTGAAATATGTAGTGGGTTCCAATAATTGTATGATCGGTTTTGAAGTTTCGCCGCGCACCGGCAAAATCATCGTTGTCTCCTGCACCGACAACCTTATCAAGGGTGCGGCCGGCCAGGCGGTGCAGAATTTCAACCTGATGAACGGCTTCGACGAAACGTTGGGCCTTCCCCGCACCGCATGGTACCTGTGA
- a CDS encoding FecCD family ABC transporter permease, whose translation MAKKPAKFQMILLALILGGIAAFVCAFFVGSSGFSFAEFARVLDGTASQAMYNIFLNIRLPRAIGAFLVGAALAVSGCCLQGVFKNPMADSFVLGVSSGAALGATVAMTFFTTATVFGAGTVAVFSFLGALIAVLVVYNISRIRGKVSTFSLLLSGFSMSAMFSAIIYLIMLLNRDKMENVVMWNMGSLASMSWEKVAIALPAVLVCSALLMLYAKPLNIMLNGDEVSRSLGVDTHKTRRNMLILTSLLSAVAVSVSGIIGFVGLMVPHLLRMAAGPDNKKLMPLCFVGGGAYLLVCDIIARVILSGQEMPVGIVTSILGVPFFIFLLRRGRKGV comes from the coding sequence ATGGCCAAAAAACCTGCAAAATTCCAGATGATCTTACTGGCGCTCATTTTAGGGGGCATTGCCGCCTTTGTGTGCGCCTTTTTTGTGGGGAGTTCGGGTTTTTCGTTTGCGGAATTTGCGCGTGTGCTCGACGGCACGGCTTCGCAGGCAATGTATAATATCTTTTTGAATATCCGCCTCCCCCGTGCAATCGGCGCCTTTTTGGTGGGAGCGGCACTTGCTGTTTCAGGCTGCTGTCTGCAGGGGGTGTTCAAAAACCCGATGGCGGATTCATTTGTGCTGGGCGTTTCCTCGGGCGCGGCGCTGGGAGCGACGGTTGCCATGACGTTTTTTACGACGGCCACGGTGTTCGGCGCGGGAACGGTCGCTGTATTCAGCTTTTTGGGCGCGCTGATTGCCGTGCTTGTGGTGTACAACATTTCGCGCATACGCGGCAAGGTATCGACCTTTTCGCTGCTGCTGTCCGGCTTTTCCATGAGCGCTATGTTCTCGGCCATTATCTACCTGATTATGCTTTTAAACCGCGATAAGATGGAAAATGTTGTCATGTGGAATATGGGCAGCCTCGCAAGTATGTCGTGGGAAAAGGTAGCTATTGCGCTGCCGGCGGTCCTCGTTTGCTCGGCATTGCTGATGCTCTATGCAAAGCCCTTAAATATCATGCTCAACGGGGACGAGGTGTCGCGCAGCTTGGGCGTCGATACGCATAAGACGCGCAGGAATATGCTTATACTGACCTCGCTGCTGTCCGCTGTGGCGGTTTCGGTCAGCGGAATTATCGGATTCGTGGGGTTGATGGTGCCGCACCTTTTGCGCATGGCCGCAGGGCCGGATAACAAAAAGCTGATGCCCTTATGCTTTGTGGGCGGAGGCGCTTATTTACTCGTGTGCGATATCATTGCGCGCGTCATACTTTCCGGACAGGAGATGCCGGTGGGCATCGTGACGTCAATACTGGGCGTGCCGTTCTTTATTTTTTTACTGCGGCGCGGACGGAAGGGGGTATAG
- a CDS encoding ABC transporter substrate-binding protein, protein MNRKWIALFACVILCISVFAGCAQSEPAASVSAEAAQEASVSPSELAAQPSGSAPAAGVSVTDMAGDEVTVEKADRIVSLTPAGTEIVCALGAAKQLVGIDAYSNYPEITQSIEIVGDFNGPDVEKVTALEPDVVLAGTGLQQDAVDKLGEMGITVVVVEATAFDDIPKSIELVGKIVGMEDVAEQVTADIDAAVKSAQDNQPSEEKTVYYAMSYGDMGNWTSGPGSFINTMIELAGGKCITADQAAPWIEYSLEDLAAADPDIILLDSSMGSTEALAEVAGYKDLTAVRNGNVYAIDADVFTRPGPRIGEAVLEISEILNK, encoded by the coding sequence ATGAATAGAAAATGGATTGCATTATTTGCCTGTGTCATACTCTGTATTTCCGTGTTCGCGGGATGTGCGCAGAGTGAACCGGCCGCTTCCGTGAGCGCGGAGGCGGCACAGGAAGCATCAGTTTCCCCGTCCGAGCTGGCGGCACAGCCTTCCGGGTCCGCGCCCGCGGCGGGCGTCAGCGTAACGGATATGGCGGGAGACGAGGTAACCGTTGAAAAAGCAGACAGGATCGTTTCCCTGACGCCAGCAGGCACGGAGATCGTGTGCGCGCTGGGCGCGGCCAAGCAGTTGGTGGGCATCGATGCGTATTCCAATTACCCGGAGATTACGCAGAGCATCGAGATCGTCGGGGACTTCAACGGCCCGGATGTGGAGAAAGTAACGGCATTGGAACCGGATGTCGTGCTGGCGGGCACGGGTTTGCAGCAGGATGCGGTCGACAAATTAGGTGAAATGGGCATCACAGTGGTGGTCGTGGAGGCGACGGCCTTTGACGATATCCCTAAATCCATCGAACTGGTGGGCAAGATCGTGGGTATGGAGGACGTGGCTGAGCAGGTTACGGCGGATATCGACGCGGCTGTGAAAAGCGCACAGGACAATCAGCCGTCCGAAGAAAAGACGGTTTATTATGCGATGAGCTATGGCGACATGGGTAACTGGACGAGCGGCCCCGGCAGCTTTATCAATACCATGATCGAGCTTGCCGGCGGCAAGTGTATCACAGCCGACCAAGCCGCGCCGTGGATCGAATATTCACTGGAGGATCTTGCAGCGGCGGACCCGGATATCATCCTTTTGGACAGCAGCATGGGCAGCACGGAGGCCCTTGCGGAGGTAGCGGGCTATAAGGACCTGACCGCTGTCAGGAACGGCAATGTATACGCGATTGACGCGGATGTGTTTACGCGTCCCGGTCCGCGTATCGGCGAGGCTGTCCTCGAGATCAGCGAGATACTGAACAAGTAA
- a CDS encoding carboxypeptidase-like regulatory domain-containing protein: MKKKIVCVLLSFVLVLALIPTAFAVADVCTITVTVKDADETETLIAGAEVNLGNFSETTAPTGSCTLVVPQGTSGNLTVYKDGWVIFSTEITAQDTAGEILSREVFLTKNIWTLTGTVTNEDGVPVPDAEVSWGRYETTSGPDGKYALDDLPAGTANFTVYAEGYVVYSEANMEVRHGMPEKNVALNFHTLSGEITDEDGNPVSGAEVNWGNYAAFTDDNGYYSMKVLAGTANLIAYKEGYVIYSYPAFTVSGAAAEEDIVLSLPPHTLEGTITDAAGNPVPGAEVNWGNYAAFTDDNGHYSMQVPAGTNSLTVYADGFLIFAEPGFAVANGTIEKNIVLEANLCTLAGTVTDANGKPVSGAEVNWGNYAAFTDDNGYYSMEVTGGIANLTVCIDGSAVYSEKDFAVGNGILNEKNIVLNTAANPAAPKTGDGTTALPYVFLAGASLAVLYLTLRKRHAYK, translated from the coding sequence ATGAAAAAAAAGATCGTATGCGTTTTGTTATCGTTTGTGCTGGTATTGGCGCTTATACCGACAGCATTTGCGGTCGCGGATGTTTGTACGATTACCGTGACGGTAAAGGACGCAGATGAGACGGAGACCTTGATTGCGGGAGCCGAGGTAAACCTGGGCAATTTCAGCGAAACGACCGCTCCTACCGGATCATGCACGCTCGTCGTCCCACAGGGAACAAGCGGGAACCTAACCGTATATAAAGACGGATGGGTGATTTTTTCCACGGAAATCACGGCGCAGGACACAGCGGGCGAAATCCTCTCCCGCGAGGTTTTCCTTACCAAGAACATCTGGACGCTTACCGGCACCGTAACGAACGAAGACGGCGTCCCTGTTCCCGACGCAGAGGTGAGCTGGGGCAGATATGAAACAACGTCCGGCCCTGACGGTAAATATGCCCTGGACGACCTTCCGGCGGGGACGGCTAACTTCACGGTATATGCGGAAGGCTATGTCGTCTATTCCGAGGCAAATATGGAAGTGCGGCACGGCATGCCGGAGAAAAACGTCGCGCTGAACTTCCACACGCTTTCCGGGGAAATCACGGATGAAGACGGCAACCCCGTTTCCGGAGCGGAGGTAAATTGGGGCAACTATGCCGCGTTCACGGATGATAACGGCTATTACAGCATGAAAGTCCTTGCGGGAACCGCAAACCTTATCGCATATAAGGAAGGCTACGTTATCTATTCTTATCCTGCCTTCACCGTAAGCGGCGCTGCGGCGGAAGAGGATATTGTCCTTTCGCTCCCGCCCCACACGCTGGAAGGAACCATAACAGACGCAGCCGGCAACCCTGTTCCCGGCGCTGAGGTGAATTGGGGCAACTATGCCGCGTTTACGGACGATAACGGCCATTACAGCATGCAGGTTCCGGCGGGGACGAACAGTCTTACCGTATATGCGGACGGATTCCTGATTTTTGCGGAACCCGGCTTCGCCGTAGCGAACGGCACAATTGAGAAAAACATCGTCCTGGAAGCCAACCTTTGTACGCTTGCGGGGACGGTAACGGACGCAAACGGCAAACCTGTTTCCGGAGCGGAAGTGAACTGGGGCAACTATGCCGCGTTCACGGACGATAACGGCTATTACAGCATGGAGGTCACAGGCGGGATCGCAAACCTGACGGTATGCATAGACGGCTCCGCCGTATACAGCGAGAAAGATTTTGCCGTAGGAAACGGCATTCTGAACGAAAAGAATATCGTCCTCAACACGGCGGCAAACCCTGCCGCGCCCAAGACCGGAGACGGCACGACAGCGCTTCCCTATGTTTTCCTCGCGGGAGCAAGCCTTGCTGTCCTGTACCTTACGCTGAGAAAACGTCATGCCTATAAATAA